A window of the Egibacter rhizosphaerae genome harbors these coding sequences:
- a CDS encoding carbohydrate ABC transporter permease, which translates to MTDRHLDEQHEASTPSASKAAAGLGGKERRRRQQLIATAIMSLVALAFLIPLYWLVISAVRAPDRIFADAGDLFPSTFTLQNFAALFEETLIISWFTNSVILAAGSTIGSLIVVTMAAYPLARMQFRGRNVLFIGVLASHMLPFHLLLIPLFVLMVDLNLMDTHLGVIVPLLAHPFGLFYMRQYMLGLPQDLLDAARVDGASEYQIFLRVVVPMVKPALATLAVLFALEQWNDLLWPLIVMRSEDNFPLSVGISSLIGLYRPRWDLVLTASFLSVLPVALLFMKLRNVFISGLGRLGTGGK; encoded by the coding sequence ATGACCGACCGTCATCTGGACGAGCAGCACGAGGCGTCTACCCCCTCGGCGTCCAAGGCTGCGGCGGGGCTGGGGGGTAAGGAGCGTCGGCGACGTCAGCAGCTCATCGCCACGGCCATTATGTCGCTAGTCGCGCTCGCCTTCCTCATCCCGCTCTACTGGCTGGTGATCAGCGCAGTCCGTGCCCCCGACCGAATCTTTGCCGATGCCGGTGACCTGTTCCCCTCGACGTTCACGTTGCAGAACTTTGCCGCCCTGTTCGAAGAGACCCTGATCATCAGTTGGTTTACAAACTCAGTGATTTTGGCAGCAGGTTCCACGATCGGGTCTTTGATCGTCGTCACCATGGCGGCCTATCCACTGGCGCGGATGCAGTTCCGGGGCCGCAACGTACTCTTTATAGGCGTTCTCGCCTCGCACATGTTGCCGTTCCATTTACTTCTCATTCCACTGTTTGTGCTCATGGTCGATTTGAACCTTATGGACACCCACCTCGGCGTTATCGTGCCGTTGCTCGCCCACCCGTTCGGGCTGTTCTACATGCGCCAGTACATGCTCGGCCTCCCGCAGGACCTGCTCGATGCCGCACGGGTGGACGGCGCATCCGAATACCAGATCTTCCTCCGGGTCGTCGTCCCAATGGTCAAGCCAGCGCTGGCGACGCTCGCGGTGCTGTTCGCACTCGAGCAGTGGAACGACCTACTCTGGCCGTTGATCGTGATGCGCAGCGAAGACAACTTCCCGCTGTCCGTCGGTATCTCCTCACTTATCGGACTGTACCGGCCCCGCTGGGATCTCGTCCTCACCGCATCGTTCCTGTCGGTACTGCCGGT
- a CDS encoding carbohydrate ABC transporter permease, which yields MSESTKKKPERDESSKPPAPPKRSVIHRKWFVVTIFLLPFVLLFVVFRVYAIGHAVVMSFQDIQGVGGQSEWIGLGNYLQLATDSTFYLALRNTAAYVAGTLAVLIPFPFVLAALLHTGLVRRTTMFRTAIFLPVLTSLVVVGVIFSLLLSTNGLLNQVLATFGFEPQAWLQTQHLAVPALVIMATWRWTGLNVIYFTTGLSNIDNDLYESAAVDGAGIFRRFWYLSVPLSKPIILFVTVLTLFNGFQLFVEPFIIWGTGAGPGQGGLSIVMLLYREAFTSFRLGYASSIGVVLAAIIMMVSIVQLKLFGFFKKDED from the coding sequence GTGTCTGAGTCCACGAAGAAGAAGCCCGAGCGCGACGAATCGTCGAAGCCGCCTGCACCGCCGAAACGCTCTGTGATCCACCGCAAGTGGTTCGTGGTTACGATCTTCCTTCTGCCCTTCGTACTCCTGTTTGTCGTGTTCCGCGTCTATGCGATCGGTCACGCCGTCGTCATGAGCTTCCAGGACATTCAGGGTGTTGGGGGGCAATCGGAGTGGATAGGGCTCGGTAACTACCTCCAACTGGCCACCGACAGCACGTTCTACCTCGCGCTGCGCAATACGGCCGCGTATGTCGCCGGGACGTTGGCGGTGCTTATTCCGTTTCCCTTCGTCCTCGCCGCGCTGCTTCACACCGGCCTCGTCCGACGAACCACGATGTTCCGAACGGCGATATTTCTACCGGTGCTGACGTCGCTCGTTGTGGTGGGTGTGATCTTCTCGTTGCTCCTGAGCACCAATGGATTACTTAATCAAGTCCTTGCGACATTCGGGTTTGAGCCGCAGGCATGGCTACAGACACAACACCTCGCGGTGCCGGCGTTGGTGATAATGGCTACCTGGCGGTGGACCGGCCTGAACGTCATCTACTTCACAACGGGTTTGTCGAACATCGACAACGATCTTTACGAATCGGCCGCGGTCGACGGCGCGGGGATCTTTCGAAGGTTCTGGTACCTGTCGGTGCCATTGTCCAAACCGATTATCCTCTTCGTGACCGTTCTGACACTGTTCAACGGCTTCCAGCTGTTTGTAGAGCCCTTCATCATCTGGGGGACCGGTGCCGGGCCCGGCCAAGGAGGTCTGAGCATCGTCATGCTGCTGTACCGCGAGGCGTTCACATCGTTCCGTCTGGGCTACGCGTCTTCCATCGGAGTGGTGCTCGCTGCGATCATCATGATGGTCTCGATCGTGCAACTGAAGCTCTTCGGGTTCTTCAAGAAGGACGAGGATTAA
- a CDS encoding ABC transporter substrate-binding protein, with product MRVKSSRKVSVIALLMAVGLFAAACGEDLTDEVADADDAEADPEAEGEEETEGEEEVEEETFEMEQPDTPGEDIELEFWTFVDLHAEFLIAQAERFNEENEDYNIILDATSISFDEMHDRTLIALESGTGAPDLVDLEIQRFATFTRGEVQLLPLDDVLDPYRDDLVEERMAPYEVDGTPYGIDYHLGAFVTYYNQDIMDEAGVDVDDIETWDDYVDVGLEVQENTDITAFASVETLNRLSLLGPMLQNDGGLYDASNESIIDSPENVEAVEMVSDMVHEHGVADLAPGGGHAEPEFYEAFNNGEFASVWMPQWYMSRFPDLMPDLEGSMVVRPMPAFEEGGTISTMGGGTGTAITNQIDDDKVQAAQEFIGYAKLSYDAQVRVWTDLDFDPFRMDVYEDPALSEPEPFFADEPVLTMIEETLDRLAPEYTGPRYPESILALEEEVVFPVLSDGEDPAETLADTQAEIDAYDD from the coding sequence ATGCGGGTGAAGTCGAGCCGGAAGGTAAGCGTGATCGCTCTGCTCATGGCGGTAGGTCTGTTCGCGGCCGCGTGCGGCGAGGACCTCACCGACGAGGTTGCCGACGCTGACGACGCCGAGGCGGACCCGGAGGCCGAAGGTGAGGAAGAGACCGAGGGTGAGGAGGAGGTCGAGGAAGAGACCTTCGAGATGGAGCAGCCCGACACCCCAGGTGAAGACATCGAGCTCGAGTTCTGGACGTTCGTTGACCTGCACGCGGAGTTCCTGATCGCGCAGGCGGAGCGGTTCAACGAAGAGAACGAGGATTACAACATCATCCTCGACGCGACGTCGATCAGCTTCGACGAGATGCACGACCGAACCCTGATCGCGTTGGAGTCCGGGACCGGCGCGCCGGACCTGGTCGATCTGGAGATCCAGCGGTTCGCGACCTTTACTCGTGGTGAAGTGCAACTGCTCCCCCTCGACGACGTGCTCGACCCTTACCGTGACGACCTTGTTGAGGAACGCATGGCGCCATATGAGGTCGACGGCACGCCGTACGGCATCGACTACCACCTCGGCGCTTTCGTCACCTACTACAACCAGGACATCATGGACGAGGCGGGGGTCGACGTTGACGACATCGAGACGTGGGACGACTACGTCGACGTTGGCCTCGAGGTCCAGGAGAACACCGACATTACCGCGTTCGCCTCGGTGGAGACCCTGAATCGATTGTCCCTCCTCGGCCCGATGCTCCAGAACGATGGCGGACTCTACGACGCGAGCAACGAGTCGATCATTGACAGCCCTGAGAACGTTGAGGCCGTGGAGATGGTCTCCGATATGGTGCACGAGCACGGTGTCGCCGACCTGGCGCCGGGCGGTGGGCACGCGGAGCCGGAGTTCTACGAGGCGTTCAACAATGGCGAGTTCGCGTCGGTGTGGATGCCGCAGTGGTATATGAGCAGGTTCCCCGACCTCATGCCGGACCTCGAAGGCTCGATGGTCGTTCGGCCCATGCCCGCTTTTGAGGAGGGCGGCACCATCAGCACCATGGGCGGCGGTACCGGGACGGCGATCACCAACCAGATCGACGATGACAAGGTCCAGGCCGCGCAGGAGTTCATCGGCTATGCCAAGTTGAGCTACGACGCGCAAGTCCGCGTCTGGACGGACCTGGATTTCGACCCATTCCGCATGGACGTCTATGAGGACCCGGCGCTTTCGGAGCCGGAGCCGTTCTTCGCGGACGAGCCGGTGCTCACCATGATTGAGGAGACGCTGGATCGGCTCGCACCCGAGTACACCGGACCGCGCTATCCCGAGTCGATCCTCGCGCTCGAGGAGGAAGTGGTTTTCCCGGTGCTCTCTGACGGTGAAGACCCCGCCGAGACACTGGCGGACACCCAGGCCGAGATCGACGCATACGACGACTGA
- a CDS encoding L-ribulose-5-phosphate 4-epimerase, with protein MSVDVSPQLLGDLRAELVERHQQLVRYGLVVWTAGNVSARVPGRELFLIKASGVEYERLEPASMVLCDLNGERAEQSGLKASSDTAAHAYVYRAMPEVGGVVHTHSNYACAFAAAGEPVPCVLTGIADEFGGEIPVGPFARVGNDDIGEGIVSTLAGHRSRAVLMQNHGVFTVGANAEAAVKTAVLCEDSAKSVHLARSLGEPLSIASADIDALHDRYRNVYGQQ; from the coding sequence ATGAGCGTCGATGTCTCCCCCCAACTGCTCGGGGATCTACGCGCCGAGCTGGTCGAGCGCCACCAGCAGCTGGTGCGATACGGCCTCGTGGTCTGGACTGCCGGCAATGTCTCCGCGCGTGTGCCCGGACGCGAGTTGTTCCTGATCAAAGCCAGCGGCGTCGAGTACGAGCGGCTGGAGCCAGCGTCAATGGTGCTGTGCGACCTCAATGGCGAACGCGCTGAGCAGTCTGGTCTCAAGGCCTCCAGCGACACCGCGGCCCATGCTTATGTCTACCGCGCGATGCCTGAGGTCGGCGGGGTCGTGCACACGCACAGCAACTACGCGTGCGCGTTCGCGGCAGCTGGGGAGCCTGTGCCGTGCGTGCTCACCGGGATCGCCGACGAGTTCGGCGGGGAGATTCCCGTCGGTCCGTTTGCGCGCGTCGGCAACGACGACATCGGCGAGGGCATCGTGTCGACGCTGGCCGGTCACCGCTCTCGCGCGGTGCTGATGCAGAACCACGGGGTGTTCACGGTCGGCGCCAACGCCGAGGCGGCCGTCAAGACCGCGGTGCTATGCGAGGACTCGGCGAAGTCTGTGCACCTCGCCCGCAGCCTCGGCGAGCCGCTGTCTATTGCCAGCGCAGACATCGATGCGCTGCACGATCGCTACCGGAACGTCTACGGCCAGCAGTGA
- the araB gene encoding ribulokinase, whose amino-acid sequence MGQGNPFDVAGRDSATGHAFGQSGGADAEHAYAVGIDFGTLSGRALIVRISDGAEVGTAVHEYTHGVMDETLATSGAPLPPEWALQVPSDYVDVLKNAVPKALAASGVPVEQVVGIGTAFTACTVLPTADDGTPLNELEAFRDRPHAYVKLWRHHAAQPHADRINALAHERGEPWINRYGGKLSSEWEFAKGLQLFEEDPETYGRMDHWVEAADWIVWQLTGVYVRNACTAGYKAVRQDGQYPDEDFLSALGSGFGGFVRDKVERPIVDLGERVGSLTAEAAGWTGLPQGIAVCAGNVDAHVTAPAARVVEPGRMLAVMGTSTCHVMSSDVLAGDVPGMCGVVDGGIVPGLWGYEAGQSGVGDIFAWFVDHSVPPYVYDEAERAGVGVHELLTDQASRLAVGEAGLVALDWHSGNRSVLVDHELSGLIVGTTLATQPHEVYRTLLEATAFGTRRIIAGFEDSGVPVNELVIAGGLLKNELLMQIYADVTGKALSIIDSEQGPALGSAMHAAVAAGAYPDIHAAAHAMGKAREAVYTPDEDAAAAYDELYAEYERLHDHFGQGENNVMRRLKAMRRRVVSA is encoded by the coding sequence GTGGGCCAGGGGAACCCGTTCGATGTCGCGGGACGTGATAGCGCCACCGGTCACGCGTTTGGACAATCCGGAGGTGCAGACGCCGAGCACGCCTACGCGGTCGGCATCGACTTTGGCACGCTGTCCGGGCGTGCCCTCATCGTACGGATCTCCGACGGTGCCGAGGTCGGCACCGCTGTACATGAGTACACGCACGGAGTCATGGACGAGACCCTTGCTACCTCAGGCGCCCCGTTGCCGCCCGAGTGGGCACTCCAAGTGCCCTCCGACTACGTCGATGTCCTCAAGAACGCGGTGCCGAAGGCGTTGGCGGCAAGTGGTGTGCCCGTCGAGCAGGTCGTGGGTATCGGCACGGCCTTCACCGCCTGCACGGTGCTGCCGACCGCCGATGATGGCACCCCCCTCAACGAGCTGGAGGCGTTTCGCGATCGCCCGCACGCGTACGTCAAGCTGTGGAGGCACCACGCCGCACAGCCGCATGCCGATCGGATCAACGCTCTGGCGCACGAGCGCGGTGAGCCGTGGATCAACCGCTACGGCGGCAAGCTGTCGTCGGAATGGGAGTTCGCCAAGGGACTTCAGCTTTTTGAAGAGGACCCGGAGACCTACGGCCGCATGGACCACTGGGTCGAGGCTGCAGACTGGATCGTGTGGCAGCTCACCGGTGTGTATGTCCGCAACGCCTGCACGGCGGGGTACAAGGCCGTGCGGCAGGACGGCCAGTACCCGGACGAGGACTTCTTGTCCGCCCTCGGTTCGGGGTTCGGCGGCTTCGTGCGGGACAAGGTCGAGCGACCGATTGTCGATCTCGGTGAACGTGTCGGTTCGCTGACCGCCGAAGCCGCCGGCTGGACGGGCCTGCCCCAAGGCATCGCGGTGTGCGCCGGCAACGTGGACGCTCACGTCACCGCGCCGGCTGCGCGCGTGGTCGAGCCCGGACGGATGTTGGCGGTCATGGGCACCTCCACCTGCCACGTGATGAGCAGCGACGTGCTCGCCGGTGACGTACCTGGAATGTGCGGGGTTGTCGACGGCGGCATCGTGCCGGGGTTGTGGGGATATGAGGCTGGCCAGAGCGGCGTCGGCGACATCTTCGCCTGGTTTGTCGACCACTCCGTGCCGCCCTACGTCTACGACGAGGCGGAGCGCGCCGGGGTCGGCGTCCACGAACTGCTCACCGACCAGGCGTCGCGTTTGGCCGTCGGCGAGGCGGGCCTCGTGGCCCTCGACTGGCACTCCGGCAACCGCTCGGTGCTGGTCGACCACGAGCTCTCCGGCCTGATCGTCGGCACCACGCTGGCAACCCAGCCTCACGAGGTGTACCGGACTCTGCTGGAGGCCACGGCGTTCGGCACGCGGCGCATCATCGCGGGGTTCGAGGACTCGGGGGTGCCGGTCAACGAGCTGGTAATCGCTGGCGGGCTGCTCAAGAACGAGTTGCTCATGCAGATCTACGCCGATGTCACCGGCAAGGCCTTGAGCATCATCGACTCCGAGCAAGGTCCCGCGCTCGGCTCCGCCATGCACGCCGCCGTCGCGGCAGGCGCCTACCCAGACATCCACGCCGCAGCCCATGCAATGGGCAAGGCCCGCGAGGCGGTGTACACGCCGGACGAGGACGCGGCCGCCGCCTACGACGAACTGTACGCCGAGTACGAGAGGCTCCATGACCACTTCGGGCAGGGGGAGAACAACGTGATGCGACGGTTGAAGGCCATGCGCCGCCGGGTGGTCAGCGCATGA
- a CDS encoding reverse transcriptase domain-containing protein has product MTTATSSSSPAGGSPVRGAQRTLYRAAKADPGRRFHALYDKVYRRDVLQRAWEQVRANRGALLDELAVELKGGGYRPLPARRVWIPKPGSSEQRPLSVPAVRDRIVQTAVRIVIEPVFEADFLPCSFGFRPKRGAYDALQVLIDEAWDGNRWVVETDIASCFEEIPHSGLIEAVEERICDRQVLKLLRVMLRAGVMEHGVVEGSVSGTPQGGVVSPLLANVYLHRLDRWWQANGVGVMVRYADDLVRHEALFDRVEMKGLHRRPVAAGRLKPGAARGWRCSRGWEAALTTTGRVGIARRLGSGKRGERVYERNQR; this is encoded by the coding sequence TTGACCACCGCGACAAGCTCGTCGTCGCCTGCCGGTGGGAGTCCAGTCCGGGGAGCTCAACGCACGCTGTACCGGGCGGCCAAGGCCGATCCCGGGCGACGGTTCCACGCGCTGTACGACAAGGTCTATCGCAGGGACGTGCTGCAGCGCGCGTGGGAACAGGTGCGCGCCAATCGGGGCGCGTTGCTCGATGAGTTGGCCGTCGAGCTCAAGGGCGGCGGCTATCGGCCGTTGCCGGCACGCCGGGTGTGGATTCCCAAGCCCGGCTCGTCGGAGCAGCGCCCGCTGTCGGTCCCGGCGGTTCGGGACCGGATCGTGCAGACGGCGGTGAGGATCGTCATTGAGCCGGTCTTCGAAGCCGACTTCTTGCCTTGCTCGTTTGGGTTCCGACCCAAGCGTGGGGCGTACGATGCGTTGCAGGTCCTCATCGACGAGGCCTGGGACGGCAACCGGTGGGTCGTGGAGACCGATATCGCCTCGTGTTTCGAGGAGATTCCGCACTCTGGTTTGATCGAAGCGGTCGAGGAGCGCATCTGCGACCGTCAGGTGCTCAAGCTCTTGCGCGTGATGCTGCGCGCGGGAGTGATGGAGCACGGCGTGGTCGAAGGCAGCGTGTCCGGCACCCCGCAAGGCGGCGTGGTGTCGCCGCTGTTGGCCAATGTCTACCTGCACCGGCTCGACCGGTGGTGGCAGGCCAACGGCGTGGGAGTGATGGTGCGCTACGCCGACGATCTCGTGCGCCACGAGGCGCTGTTTGACCGGGTGGAGATGAAAGGGCTCCACCGGCGGCCTGTCGCAGCGGGCCGTTTGAAGCCCGGGGCAGCCCGAGGCTGGAGGTGCAGCCGAGGGTGGGAAGCCGCCCTGACAACGACGGGACGGGTCGGGATCGCCAGACGGCTCGGGTCCGGCAAGCGAGGTGAGAGGGTGTACGAGAGGAACCAGCGTTGA